A section of the Paenibacillus odorifer genome encodes:
- a CDS encoding MTH1187 family thiamine-binding protein, which translates to MPIAEVTVIPIGTGSTSLSSYVADMQRVLKTVEGITYELTSMGTIIEGPLQRIFAAVEALHESPFAAGAERVSTSLKIDDRRDKPSTSRGKLESVERKLQVD; encoded by the coding sequence ATGCCTATTGCTGAAGTTACAGTTATTCCAATTGGAACAGGCAGTACCAGTCTTAGCAGCTATGTTGCGGATATGCAGCGGGTGCTGAAGACAGTAGAAGGGATTACATATGAACTTACGTCCATGGGGACGATCATCGAAGGGCCTCTGCAACGCATTTTTGCGGCGGTAGAAGCTTTGCATGAGTCTCCTTTTGCCGCAGGTGCAGAACGTGTCTCTACCTCACTTAAAATAGACGACCGCCGCGATAAACCCTCCACTAGCCGTGGAAAGTTAGAGTCTGTGGAGCGTAAGCTACAGGTGGATTAG
- a CDS encoding undecaprenyl-diphosphate phosphatase → MTDVIKAIILGIIEGLTEFLPVSSTGHLILAGDLLSFEGDAAITFKIVIQLGAVMAVLILYWKRYLEIGVNMIRMDFSKSKGLNVIHMILAMLPALILYLLFKDTIKSQLFGPTPVLIGLVVGGVLMIIAARNRRTETADTIDGINYKQAFGIGLFQCLALWPGFSRSGSTISGGLLLGTSQKAAADFTFLISVPVMFGASLLDLYDSRDLLSSDDLLLMLIGFATSFLVAMIAVVTFIKLIKRLRLEWFALYRFVLAALFYLIVIQ, encoded by the coding sequence ATGACTGACGTAATTAAAGCAATAATACTTGGCATAATAGAGGGCTTAACTGAATTTTTACCAGTATCATCTACTGGACACCTTATTTTAGCAGGCGATTTGCTTAGCTTTGAGGGAGATGCTGCAATAACTTTTAAAATTGTTATTCAGTTGGGTGCAGTGATGGCAGTTCTAATTCTTTATTGGAAAAGGTATTTGGAAATTGGGGTTAATATGATTAGAATGGATTTTTCCAAAAGCAAAGGATTAAATGTCATTCATATGATTTTGGCTATGTTACCAGCATTAATCCTATATCTTCTCTTCAAGGACACAATAAAAAGCCAATTATTTGGCCCAACCCCTGTTTTGATCGGTCTAGTTGTTGGTGGGGTGTTGATGATCATTGCAGCGCGGAATAGGCGGACTGAAACCGCTGATACTATCGATGGGATTAATTATAAACAGGCTTTCGGAATTGGTCTGTTCCAATGCTTGGCGTTATGGCCGGGATTTTCGAGATCAGGTTCGACAATTTCAGGTGGCCTGTTGCTTGGCACTAGCCAAAAAGCCGCCGCAGATTTTACATTCCTTATTTCCGTGCCAGTTATGTTTGGTGCAAGCTTGTTGGATTTGTACGATAGTCGTGATTTGCTGAGTTCTGACGATTTACTTCTAATGTTAATTGGCTTTGCGACATCCTTTCTTGTGGCAATGATTGCAGTAGTGACGTTCATCAAACTGATTAAGCGACTTCGATTGGAGTGGTTTGCTCTATACCGGTTTGTTTTAGCAGCTCTCTTCTATTTAATTGTCATACAGTAA
- a CDS encoding DUF3221 domain-containing protein, whose product MIQKPRTTIKWTLIFFLLLVTACSKNDEVLKGIVHTIDVENKRILVISELKEEDLNKEYKEVLESNEYSQAIWVNKVAPSKYKKGDEIKVFFEVSDDSFPAQVTAKKITKIKN is encoded by the coding sequence ATGATTCAAAAACCACGTACTACTATTAAATGGACTCTTATTTTTTTTTTGTTATTAGTCACCGCCTGTAGTAAGAATGATGAAGTTTTGAAAGGAATTGTACATACAATAGATGTAGAAAATAAAAGAATTTTAGTAATTTCCGAATTAAAAGAAGAAGACTTGAACAAGGAATACAAGGAGGTGCTCGAATCTAATGAGTACTCTCAAGCCATTTGGGTAAATAAAGTTGCACCTTCTAAATATAAAAAAGGCGATGAGATTAAAGTATTTTTTGAAGTAAGTGATGATTCATTCCCTGCACAAGTTACCGCCAAAAAAATCACCAAAATCAAGAATTGA
- a CDS encoding SDR family oxidoreductase, with the protein MILITGATGNVGREVVNELRKSETPFKIASHRKDSEYVYFDFENADSFRPVLTGVKKLFLLRPPHIADAKKYFQPLIDIAKEVGVEHIVFLSLLGVEKNPIVPHHKIEKIIKKSGIPYTFLRPSFFMQNLISQHGEELRKEKEIYVPAGKGKTSFIDVRDIGTVTARILTENGHENKGYSLTGTEALDYYEVAEILSEELGETIKYVNPSVLQFRDKMLTKGIQKEFVTVMIGIYFTAKIGLAKKITPDLQILLGKRPITFKEFAHDYKYELV; encoded by the coding sequence ATGATTCTAATCACAGGGGCAACCGGTAATGTAGGACGTGAAGTGGTTAACGAACTAAGGAAAAGTGAAACACCTTTTAAAATTGCCTCCCATCGAAAAGACAGTGAGTATGTTTATTTTGATTTTGAAAATGCTGATTCTTTTCGTCCAGTGTTAACAGGAGTGAAAAAATTATTTTTACTGCGCCCTCCTCATATAGCTGACGCAAAAAAATATTTCCAACCCCTCATAGATATCGCAAAGGAAGTCGGAGTTGAACACATTGTGTTTCTATCTCTATTGGGCGTAGAGAAAAACCCAATTGTTCCACACCATAAAATTGAAAAAATCATTAAAAAATCAGGAATTCCATATACTTTTTTACGCCCAAGTTTCTTCATGCAAAACTTAATTTCTCAACATGGGGAAGAGCTACGTAAAGAAAAGGAGATCTATGTACCCGCAGGAAAAGGCAAGACTAGCTTTATCGATGTTCGTGATATCGGTACTGTAACAGCTAGAATCCTAACTGAGAATGGTCATGAAAATAAAGGTTACTCGTTAACGGGAACTGAAGCGCTAGATTACTATGAAGTAGCTGAAATTTTATCTGAAGAGCTAGGAGAAACAATCAAATATGTTAATCCATCAGTTCTTCAGTTTAGAGATAAAATGTTAACAAAAGGAATTCAAAAAGAATTTGTGACTGTTATGATTGGAATTTACTTCACTGCAAAAATTGGATTAGCCAAAAAAATCACGCCCGATTTACAAATATTACTTGGTAAAAGACCCATTACATTCAAAGAATTTGCACATGACTATAAGTACGAATTAGTTTAA
- a CDS encoding MarR family winged helix-turn-helix transcriptional regulator yields MDNPGQLLIRVSLEMKKSLTKKLLLYNVTAPQWAVLKDISIHLEGTTPAMIAERTYSDRPTITGILERLKAKGLLDIRDNPNDKRSNLVFITDSGMIIKSQIEVLSDEIMDNALKNISEQEMSTFMNVLKTIYLNIS; encoded by the coding sequence ATGGACAACCCAGGACAGTTATTAATAAGAGTAAGTCTTGAAATGAAAAAAAGCTTAACAAAAAAACTTTTACTTTATAATGTAACAGCTCCTCAATGGGCAGTATTAAAAGATATATCTATTCATTTAGAAGGAACAACTCCAGCTATGATTGCAGAGCGAACTTACTCGGATCGCCCTACAATAACGGGTATACTCGAGCGACTTAAAGCAAAAGGACTTCTGGACATTAGAGATAATCCAAATGATAAACGATCAAATCTTGTATTCATTACAGATTCGGGAATGATAATTAAGAGTCAAATAGAAGTTCTTAGTGACGAAATCATGGATAACGCACTTAAAAATATTTCTGAACAAGAAATGTCCACGTTTATGAACGTGCTTAAAACGATCTATTTAAATATTAGTTAG
- a CDS encoding ASCH domain-containing protein, with protein MRCITIRQPWATLIALGEKEFETRSWRTAYRGELGIHAGMRIDKKICEQEPYKAVLAKHGYTANNLPTGAIIATGQLAGCYVVTPEVDLREWINGNEYDFGDYSEGRFAWKLEEVHSLRHPIPAKGRLSLWEHSDHF; from the coding sequence ATGCGGTGTATAACAATACGGCAGCCTTGGGCGACCTTAATTGCTCTTGGTGAAAAAGAGTTTGAAACTCGTTCATGGAGAACAGCCTACCGCGGCGAGTTAGGCATCCATGCCGGAATGAGGATTGACAAAAAGATTTGTGAACAGGAACCGTACAAAGCAGTATTGGCGAAACATGGCTATACAGCGAATAATTTGCCTACAGGAGCTATTATTGCTACAGGTCAGCTCGCGGGATGTTATGTGGTTACTCCAGAGGTGGATTTAAGGGAATGGATCAATGGGAACGAATATGATTTTGGCGACTATAGCGAAGGACGTTTTGCCTGGAAGCTTGAAGAGGTTCACTCACTGCGCCATCCAATTCCAGCCAAAGGTCGGCTAAGCTTGTGGGAGCATTCGGATCACTTCTGA
- a CDS encoding choice-of-anchor A family protein, translating to MKRRIRPLLSLVLAGILTVGSGLSSLGAGVAGASSSSTLGIAGVYNVFILGDITTVSDTEGRFAAGGNVNLTNYSVGDRLTAAEVSLTDTLVVGGNLTFNGGTVYGNIVHGGDFSGNVTLLKGGTKRQGSTIDFSAVGQSLKDKSAELAALPANGTTVYQYGSLTLTGTDPAVNVFNVPGDNVSNTYGITINVPSGSTAIINIDGSNVKMKNFGFLPNNVLNSKKILLNFSQAAYLDMAGIGVMGSILAPYAHVDFINGQINGTLVAASLKGTGGGEFHHYPYDGDEPGPTPTPTPTVTPTPTPTVTPTPTPTVTPTPTPTVTPTPTPTVTPTPTPTVTPTPTPTVTPTPTPCPTPTPTVTPTPTPTPTSTPTVTPTPTPTPTPTPTPTVTPTPTPTPTPIPTPTPTVTPTPTVTPTPTPTVTPTPTPTPTPTPTPTVTPTPTPTPTPTPTPTPIPTPTPTVTPTPTVTPTPTPTVTPTPTPTPTPTPTPTVTPTPTPTPTPTPTPTVTPTPTVTPTPTPTPTPTPTVTPTPTPTPTPEATPTPTVTPEVTPTPEVTPTSTPETSVFPTPTPSSVIGTIVLAEDPVPLGPVASPTPAPVPTPSNSTEVLVDDDEIPLGPVPAVTPTPTPTPDEIIVVDDTIPLGKPPVKELPKTGESSPAPYYVAGLGFALIGLLMRTKFSKKNK from the coding sequence TTGAAAAGAAGAATAAGACCGTTACTCTCGCTTGTATTAGCTGGGATTTTGACGGTAGGTAGTGGGCTTTCCTCATTAGGAGCTGGAGTTGCTGGAGCTAGTAGTTCTTCTACATTGGGAATTGCAGGGGTCTACAACGTGTTTATTCTAGGGGATATAACAACGGTTTCGGATACGGAAGGAAGGTTTGCTGCTGGAGGTAACGTTAACTTAACCAACTATAGTGTTGGAGATAGGTTGACCGCTGCTGAGGTTTCCTTGACTGACACACTTGTTGTTGGAGGGAATCTTACTTTCAACGGAGGTACTGTTTATGGGAATATCGTGCACGGGGGAGATTTTTCAGGGAATGTAACGCTCCTCAAGGGAGGTACAAAAAGACAGGGGAGTACGATTGACTTTTCAGCCGTAGGTCAGTCTTTGAAGGACAAATCAGCAGAACTTGCAGCATTGCCGGCGAATGGAACAACAGTGTACCAATATGGCAGTCTTACCCTGACAGGTACAGATCCTGCGGTCAATGTTTTTAATGTTCCAGGAGATAACGTCTCTAATACCTATGGAATTACAATAAATGTTCCTTCAGGATCTACAGCAATTATTAATATTGATGGTTCTAACGTAAAAATGAAAAACTTCGGATTTCTACCTAATAACGTGTTGAACAGCAAGAAAATTTTGCTTAACTTTAGCCAAGCTGCGTATCTGGATATGGCAGGCATAGGTGTAATGGGAAGCATACTTGCCCCCTATGCTCATGTTGATTTTATTAATGGTCAGATTAACGGTACTTTAGTGGCGGCTTCACTCAAAGGGACTGGTGGTGGTGAATTTCACCACTATCCATACGATGGTGATGAACCTGGACCAACGCCGACACCAACGCCAACAGTGACACCAACGCCAACGCCAACAGTGACACCAACGCCAACGCCAACAGTGACACCAACGCCAACGCCGACAGTGACACCAACGCCAACGCCGACAGTGACACCAACGCCAACGCCAACAGTGACACCAACGCCAACGCCGACAGTGACGCCAACACCAACACCATGTCCGACACCAACGCCGACAGTGACGCCAACACCGACGCCAACGCCTACGTCAACACCAACAGTGACGCCGACACCGACGCCAACACCAACACCGACACCGACGCCGACAGTGACACCGACGCCGACACCAACACCGACGCCAATACCAACGCCGACGCCAACAGTGACACCGACGCCGACAGTGACACCAACACCGACGCCGACAGTGACACCAACGCCGACGCCAACACCAACACCAACGCCGACGCCAACAGTGACGCCGACGCCGACACCGACACCGACACCGACACCAACACCGACGCCAATACCAACGCCGACGCCAACAGTGACACCGACGCCGACAGTGACACCAACACCGACGCCGACAGTGACACCAACGCCGACGCCAACACCAACACCAACGCCGACGCCAACAGTGACGCCGACGCCGACACCGACACCGACACCAACACCGACGCCAACAGTGACACCGACGCCGACAGTGACACCAACGCCGACGCCAACACCGACGCCAACGCCGACAGTGACGCCAACGCCGACACCAACGCCAACACCAGAAGCAACACCGACACCGACGGTAACGCCAGAGGTAACACCAACTCCAGAGGTAACACCAACGTCGACACCAGAGACTTCGGTGTTCCCGACACCAACGCCATCATCCGTAATTGGCACTATAGTTCTTGCAGAAGATCCTGTGCCGCTTGGGCCTGTAGCTTCGCCGACACCAGCGCCAGTACCAACACCGTCGAATAGCACAGAAGTACTTGTTGATGATGATGAGATCCCATTAGGTCCGGTACCGGCAGTGACACCAACGCCAACACCAACACCTGATGAAATCATCGTAGTGGACGATACGATCCCATTAGGTAAGCCGCCTGTGAAGGAATTGCCAAAAACGGGTGAATCAAGTCCTGCACCTTACTATGTAGCAGGTTTAGGTTTTGCACTTATCGGATTATTAATGAGAACCAAGTTCTCCAAAAAGAATAAATAA
- a CDS encoding alpha/beta hydrolase, with protein MIWFIISAVIIIGILIYVGFFFYGIAIKRAPKVFLSNNPNLKADPPVAGASWGEGKDWVSRQSFENIEIVSADGLKLRGFLLQSNRAAGRTAILAHGYSGKAKDMGAYAKIYYENLGFNILIPDARGHGDSAGDYIGFGWPERKDYLQWIEYMIKKTGSSAQIVLHGVSMGGATVLMTSGEDLPPQVKAIVADCAYTSVKAQLSYQLRRMYRLPSFPFVQSASLITRLKAGYGFGEASALKQVRKAKVPILFIHGDADNFVPFAMMNELYEACQSPKERLIVPQAGHGLSYDTDKAGYIDVVTAFVSRYVK; from the coding sequence TTGATATGGTTCATTATTAGCGCTGTAATCATCATAGGGATTCTAATCTATGTGGGATTTTTCTTCTATGGTATTGCTATTAAACGAGCGCCAAAGGTATTTCTAAGTAATAATCCTAATCTGAAGGCTGATCCTCCGGTTGCCGGAGCTTCTTGGGGGGAGGGGAAGGATTGGGTCTCTCGCCAGAGCTTCGAGAATATTGAGATCGTATCTGCAGATGGACTTAAACTAAGAGGTTTCTTACTCCAATCTAATCGTGCTGCGGGACGCACAGCCATTCTAGCCCACGGTTATTCAGGTAAAGCAAAGGATATGGGGGCGTACGCCAAAATCTACTACGAGAACTTAGGCTTTAACATCCTAATTCCCGATGCAAGGGGGCATGGAGATAGCGCAGGGGATTACATTGGTTTTGGTTGGCCGGAACGAAAAGATTATTTGCAATGGATTGAATACATGATTAAAAAGACTGGGTCTAGTGCTCAAATTGTGCTTCACGGTGTTTCTATGGGCGGTGCTACAGTGCTAATGACCTCAGGGGAAGATCTTCCGCCGCAGGTAAAAGCTATTGTTGCGGACTGCGCTTATACCTCAGTAAAAGCACAATTATCTTACCAACTACGGCGCATGTATCGTTTGCCAAGTTTCCCTTTCGTTCAAAGTGCAAGTCTAATCACCCGCTTGAAGGCGGGGTATGGTTTTGGTGAAGCCTCTGCATTAAAACAAGTGCGGAAAGCGAAGGTTCCGATTCTTTTTATTCACGGGGATGCGGATAACTTTGTACCTTTTGCTATGATGAATGAATTGTATGAGGCATGCCAGAGTCCAAAGGAGAGGCTCATAGTGCCGCAAGCGGGGCATGGATTGTCTTATGATACGGATAAGGCGGGGTATATAGATGTAGTAACAGCTTTTGTAAGCCGATATGTAAAATAA